The Gemmatimonadaceae bacterium genome has a window encoding:
- a CDS encoding M48 family metallopeptidase, with translation MATRVILTDIAPTTWEHPADRAALNALRAIPGFDQVVRKIAAFFGERGLRQLFLANAVRCGPKQRPELDAMLTEVLEALDWKERPELYVTQSPMVNAAALGFDRPFIVINSGTLEHLERDEQKVLIAHEVGHIMSGHVLYRTVATILMTFGLGALPFVAVAVMFPFQMAFLEWYRKSELSSDRASLLAVQDRRTVMMTFLKVAGGPAHGHTIDLDAFMEQAAEYETQGDAWDKVLQVLNTAFREHPFNTVRAGELQRYIDAGRYDKVMAGEYEKRSDARPSAQEVGADFRAAGEYYGEQAKAAAAKATEILGRAKNAFTDAFKTGSR, from the coding sequence ATGGCCACCCGCGTGATCCTGACCGACATCGCTCCCACGACGTGGGAACACCCTGCCGACCGCGCCGCACTGAACGCGCTGCGCGCCATTCCCGGTTTCGACCAGGTGGTGCGCAAGATTGCCGCCTTCTTTGGGGAGCGCGGCCTGCGGCAGCTCTTCCTGGCCAACGCCGTGCGATGCGGCCCGAAGCAGCGCCCCGAGCTGGACGCGATGCTCACCGAGGTGCTGGAGGCGCTCGACTGGAAGGAGCGTCCCGAGCTGTACGTCACGCAGTCGCCGATGGTGAACGCGGCGGCGCTCGGCTTCGACAGGCCATTCATCGTCATCAACTCGGGGACGCTCGAGCACCTCGAGCGCGACGAGCAGAAAGTGCTCATTGCGCACGAGGTGGGGCACATCATGAGCGGGCACGTGCTGTACCGCACGGTCGCCACCATTCTCATGACGTTCGGCCTCGGGGCGCTGCCGTTCGTGGCGGTGGCGGTGATGTTCCCGTTCCAGATGGCCTTCCTCGAGTGGTACCGGAAGAGCGAGCTGTCGTCGGACCGCGCGTCGCTGCTCGCCGTGCAGGACCGCCGCACGGTGATGATGACCTTCCTCAAGGTCGCGGGCGGCCCGGCGCACGGGCACACCATCGACCTCGACGCCTTCATGGAACAGGCCGCCGAATACGAGACGCAGGGCGACGCCTGGGACAAGGTGCTGCAAGTGCTCAACACCGCCTTCCGCGAGCATCCGTTCAACACCGTGCGCGCCGGCGAGCTGCAGCGCTACATCGACGCCGGCCGGTATGACAAGGTGATGGCTGGCGAGTACGAGAAGCGCAGCGATGCGCGCCCGTCGGCGCAGGAGGTCGGCGCCGACTTCCGCGCGGCCGGCGAGTACTACGGCGAGCAGGCGAAGGCCGCGGCGGCCAAGGCGACGGAGATTCTCGGCCGGGCCAAGAACGCGTTCACGGACGCCTTCAAGACCGGTTCGCGATGA
- a CDS encoding PLP-dependent aspartate aminotransferase family protein, with translation MTRVFDEDLNARFATRSIHAGQRPDPTTGAIMPPIYQTSTYVQEALGVNKGYEYARGKNPTREALERNVAALEGARHGFAFSSGMGCLDSIMKLFDAGDHIVSGENVYGGTFRLFDKILRRMGMTFTFVDTRDPQRIEDAITPKTKAVLVETPTNPMMWISDLSAIGQIAKRHGILFIVDNTFATPAFQRPIEHGAHIVYHSSTKYLNGHSDMVGGIAVTVDDGLAERLQFIANAAGAVPGPMDAWLTLRGTKTLALRMKAHDANGKRVSEWLANRWGAERVIYPGLPSHPQHALANKQMAGFGGMISVEMGSKEKAATVLGRTHVYSLAESLGGVESLISHPASMTHASVPPERRNEMGITDGLIRLSTGVEDSDDLIADLEQAFKGL, from the coding sequence ATGACGCGGGTGTTCGACGAAGACCTCAATGCGCGCTTTGCGACGCGGAGCATTCACGCGGGGCAGCGCCCTGATCCCACGACCGGCGCCATCATGCCGCCGATCTACCAGACGTCCACCTACGTACAGGAAGCGCTCGGCGTCAACAAGGGCTACGAGTATGCCCGCGGCAAGAATCCCACACGCGAGGCGCTCGAGCGCAACGTGGCCGCCCTCGAGGGGGCCCGCCATGGCTTCGCCTTCTCGAGCGGGATGGGCTGCCTCGACTCGATCATGAAGCTGTTCGACGCGGGCGACCACATCGTCAGCGGCGAGAACGTCTACGGCGGCACCTTCCGGCTGTTCGACAAGATCCTGCGGCGGATGGGGATGACGTTCACCTTCGTGGACACGCGCGATCCGCAGCGCATCGAGGACGCCATCACGCCGAAGACGAAGGCCGTGCTGGTGGAGACGCCGACGAACCCGATGATGTGGATCTCCGATCTCTCGGCGATTGGCCAGATCGCCAAGCGCCACGGGATCCTGTTCATCGTCGACAACACCTTCGCGACGCCGGCCTTCCAGCGCCCCATCGAGCACGGCGCGCACATCGTCTACCACTCGAGCACCAAGTACCTGAACGGCCACTCGGACATGGTCGGCGGCATCGCCGTCACGGTGGACGACGGCCTGGCCGAGCGGCTGCAGTTCATCGCCAATGCGGCGGGAGCGGTGCCGGGACCGATGGACGCCTGGCTCACCCTGCGCGGCACCAAGACGCTGGCCCTGCGCATGAAGGCGCACGACGCCAACGGCAAGCGCGTGTCGGAATGGCTGGCGAACCGCTGGGGCGCCGAGCGGGTGATCTATCCGGGGCTTCCGTCGCATCCGCAGCACGCCCTCGCCAATAAGCAGATGGCCGGCTTTGGCGGGATGATCAGCGTCGAGATGGGGAGCAAGGAGAAGGCGGCGACGGTGCTGGGCCGCACGCACGTCTACTCGCTCGCCGAGTCGCTGGGCGGCGTCGAGAGCCTGATCAGTCATCCCGCGTCGATGACGCACGCCTCGGTGCCGCCGGAACGGCGCAACGAGATGGGGATCACGGACGGACTCATCCGCCTCTCGACGGGCGTCGAGGACAGCGATGACCTGATCGCCGACCTCGAGCAGGCGTTCAAGGGGCTGTAG
- a CDS encoding thiamine pyrophosphate-dependent enzyme: protein MTTHDPRMTLHEALLPLHRGRGAEDVIITSMGAAREWMVLGAGPLDLPLVPSSMGTAPSIALGVALAQPERRVIVVNGDGAMLMHLGALVTITAAAPPNLTLILQDNGIYEVTGAQPTPGAAPARADGGSVDFVGMARACGFRSIFHFTDAEQWAREITRVLATEGPNFVLLDVQPVPGAVGPRSPGPAAARAHALQRRLAQPIKPRPR from the coding sequence ATGACCACCCACGATCCGCGCATGACACTCCATGAGGCGCTCCTCCCCCTGCACCGGGGTCGCGGTGCCGAAGACGTGATCATCACCAGCATGGGAGCCGCCCGCGAGTGGATGGTGCTCGGCGCGGGTCCGCTCGACCTGCCGCTCGTCCCCTCGAGCATGGGGACCGCGCCGTCGATTGCACTCGGCGTCGCGCTCGCGCAGCCCGAACGTCGCGTGATCGTCGTCAATGGCGACGGGGCGATGCTGATGCACCTGGGCGCGCTGGTGACCATCACCGCCGCCGCTCCGCCCAACCTGACGCTCATCCTGCAGGACAACGGCATTTACGAGGTGACCGGCGCCCAGCCGACGCCCGGCGCCGCCCCGGCCCGCGCCGACGGGGGCAGCGTGGACTTCGTCGGGATGGCGCGGGCGTGCGGCTTCCGCTCGATCTTCCACTTCACCGACGCGGAACAGTGGGCACGCGAGATCACGCGGGTGCTGGCCACGGAAGGGCCGAACTTCGTCCTGCTCGATGTCCAGCCGGTGCCGGGGGCCGTTGGCCCGCGTTCGCCAGGACCGGCCGCGGCGCGGGCGCATGCCTTGCAGCGGCGCCTGGCGCAACCCATCAAGCCGCGACCTCGCTGA
- a CDS encoding AMP-binding protein: MSNPLSLFPIALAAGGGRVDDLPATGAVAAGFTLLQRSAPLVRAMAGVRSAVLLPPSAAVMTALAASDGRGCVFLPPSADEQTMASMLADADVGAVFTTHALAAHLPVGRHAVVLLDDAPHAATVIARGTETVVDLGSHFGLDLEGEEEAGRDEECVISYGDSPASPAIGAVFTHRNLLALARGAVDAVSLLKGDVVLAALPPANFAGFALTIAGPLLAGAHVITLPRFDAQAALQAIEGHGVTILVGESAMFAAMAAALETRGHGLAAPTLRVCVCLGAEVDIALQDEWHRRTGIELRFAFGTPDAPFACFNAPHFPNRRGTLGVPFPGMQVSVRNTQNGEPVPSGKAGELWLRGDPMCSWHLNAPATAARRADGWLPTAVQVRERPDGAFERAT; this comes from the coding sequence TTGTCCAACCCCCTCAGCCTCTTCCCCATCGCCCTCGCCGCCGGCGGCGGCCGCGTGGACGACCTTCCGGCCACCGGGGCGGTCGCCGCGGGCTTCACGCTGCTCCAGCGTTCGGCGCCGCTGGTGCGCGCGATGGCTGGCGTCCGCAGCGCCGTCCTCCTGCCGCCGTCTGCGGCGGTGATGACGGCGCTCGCGGCGAGCGACGGGCGAGGCTGCGTCTTCCTGCCGCCGTCCGCTGACGAGCAGACGATGGCGTCCATGCTCGCGGATGCTGACGTCGGCGCGGTCTTCACCACGCACGCGCTGGCGGCGCACCTGCCCGTCGGGCGGCACGCGGTCGTGCTGCTCGACGACGCGCCGCATGCCGCGACGGTGATCGCGCGTGGCACCGAGACGGTGGTGGACCTCGGTTCGCACTTCGGGCTCGACCTGGAGGGCGAGGAAGAAGCGGGACGCGATGAGGAGTGCGTGATCAGCTACGGCGACTCACCCGCAAGTCCGGCCATCGGCGCCGTCTTCACGCACCGCAATCTGTTGGCGCTGGCGCGCGGCGCGGTGGATGCGGTTTCACTGCTCAAGGGCGACGTGGTGCTCGCCGCGCTACCGCCCGCCAATTTCGCGGGGTTCGCGCTGACCATCGCCGGTCCGCTGCTCGCGGGCGCGCATGTCATCACGCTCCCCCGGTTCGACGCGCAGGCCGCACTGCAGGCCATTGAAGGCCACGGCGTGACCATCCTTGTCGGCGAGTCCGCAATGTTCGCGGCGATGGCCGCGGCGCTCGAAACGCGCGGCCACGGGCTCGCCGCCCCGACCCTGCGCGTCTGCGTCTGCCTCGGCGCCGAAGTCGACATCGCCCTGCAGGACGAGTGGCACCGTCGCACCGGCATCGAACTCCGATTCGCGTTCGGCACACCCGACGCGCCGTTCGCCTGCTTCAATGCCCCGCACTTCCCGAATCGGCGCGGCACCTTGGGCGTTCCCTTCCCTGGGATGCAGGTTTCGGTGCGAAATACGCAGAACGGCGAGCCTGTGCCGAGTGGGAAGGCCGGTGAGTTGTGGCTGCGCGGCGACCCGATGTGCAGCTGGCACTTGAACGCTCCCGCGACGGCCGCACGCCGCGCTGACGGTTGGCTGCCGACCGCGGTGCAGGTGCGTGAGCGTCCTGATGGAGCCTTCGAGCGGGCAACCTAG
- a CDS encoding M48 family metallopeptidase, which produces MSSFPVLPPRAVRIVALLSVTVASISCAISQQQEVQLGASYAAQIDTQLPLIRDARVVTYITALGNQLAAVTDSRGLTWHFAVVDSKEVNAFAVPGGWVYVNRGLIARAPTMNQLAGVLGHEIGHVTRRHSVQQMQQAQEMKGGLMALCTLTKVCDSGAGQTAINLGGTALFAKFSRADEAQADEEGVATLVKAGINPSGIPEMFRILLAERRSNPSAVDAFFATHPLEESRIVSTEQQIARYSPAQLRNLQVDSDAYQQMRRRLNALPPSPTPKPPAK; this is translated from the coding sequence ATGTCGTCATTTCCCGTTCTCCCCCCGCGTGCCGTTCGCATCGTAGCGCTCCTCAGCGTCACCGTCGCCAGCATCTCCTGTGCGATATCCCAGCAGCAGGAAGTGCAGCTCGGAGCGTCCTACGCCGCGCAGATCGACACGCAACTGCCGCTGATCCGCGATGCCCGCGTTGTCACGTACATCACGGCGCTCGGCAACCAGCTGGCCGCCGTCACCGACTCGCGCGGACTCACCTGGCACTTTGCGGTGGTGGACAGCAAGGAAGTGAACGCCTTTGCGGTACCGGGCGGTTGGGTCTACGTGAACCGGGGACTCATCGCGCGAGCGCCGACGATGAACCAGCTGGCGGGTGTGCTCGGACACGAGATTGGGCACGTGACGCGCCGTCACAGCGTGCAGCAGATGCAACAAGCGCAAGAGATGAAGGGTGGCTTGATGGCCCTCTGCACCCTCACCAAGGTCTGCGACAGTGGGGCCGGCCAGACCGCCATCAATCTCGGCGGGACCGCGCTGTTCGCGAAATTCAGCCGAGCGGATGAGGCGCAGGCGGATGAAGAGGGGGTGGCGACGCTGGTCAAGGCCGGCATCAACCCCAGCGGCATCCCGGAGATGTTCCGGATCCTGCTGGCTGAGCGCCGGTCCAATCCCTCTGCCGTGGACGCGTTCTTCGCCACGCACCCGCTGGAGGAGTCCCGCATCGTCTCGACCGAGCAGCAGATCGCGAGGTACTCACCCGCCCAGCTGCGAAACCTGCAGGTGGATTCGGACGCGTATCAGCAGATGCGGCGGCGGCTGAACGCATTGCCGCCCTCCCCGACGCCGAAGCCGCCGGCGAAGTAG
- the purD gene encoding phosphoribosylamine--glycine ligase, translating into MKVLVVGGGGREHALAWKLLQDEPRLELVAAPGNPGIAVLGRCEPVSATDVDGICALAQRERADLVVVGPEAPLELGLVDRLRTLGIPAFGPTKAAAEIETSKRFAKELMLAAGVPTAMARTFTDAEAAKGEVRRLGAPIVVKASGIAAGKGVIVAPTIAEAEAAVDSMLVDNAFGAAGAEVLVEEFMTGEELSVFALTDGTVALPMIAAQDHKRIGEGDTGPNTGGMGAYCPVSIAPPSLIDETVTRVFEPTLRAMREAGRPFTGLLYAGLMLTPQGIKVVEFNCRFGDPETQAILPLLDSSLLEPMLAIGRGESLAGHAPLRWKTQAAITTVVAAAGYPGTVKSGDVITVPAVPADVLVFHAGTKHDADGRLVTSGGRVLAVTALARTLAAAREKSAEFAASVQFAGRQLRRDIGWRELARGAGAS; encoded by the coding sequence ATGAAGGTCCTGGTTGTCGGCGGCGGCGGACGCGAGCATGCGCTGGCGTGGAAGCTCCTGCAGGACGAGCCGCGCCTCGAGCTGGTCGCCGCCCCCGGCAATCCCGGTATCGCCGTGCTCGGACGCTGCGAACCGGTCTCGGCCACTGACGTCGATGGCATCTGCGCCCTTGCGCAGCGTGAACGCGCCGATCTCGTGGTCGTGGGCCCGGAAGCGCCGCTCGAACTGGGACTCGTGGACCGCCTGCGCACGCTCGGCATCCCCGCCTTCGGACCGACGAAAGCCGCCGCCGAGATTGAGACCAGCAAGCGCTTCGCCAAGGAGTTGATGCTCGCCGCCGGCGTGCCGACGGCGATGGCGCGCACCTTCACGGACGCCGAGGCCGCAAAGGGCGAGGTGCGTCGGCTCGGCGCCCCGATCGTGGTGAAGGCCTCGGGAATCGCCGCAGGAAAGGGTGTGATTGTTGCGCCGACCATCGCCGAAGCCGAAGCGGCCGTCGACAGCATGCTGGTGGACAATGCATTCGGCGCCGCGGGAGCTGAAGTGCTCGTCGAGGAGTTCATGACGGGCGAGGAGCTGTCGGTCTTCGCCCTCACGGATGGTACTGTCGCGCTGCCGATGATCGCGGCGCAGGACCACAAGCGCATCGGCGAGGGTGACACCGGCCCGAACACGGGCGGCATGGGGGCGTACTGCCCCGTCTCCATCGCTCCTCCATCGTTGATTGACGAAACCGTCACGCGGGTGTTCGAGCCCACGCTGCGGGCGATGCGCGAGGCGGGACGGCCGTTCACCGGACTCCTCTACGCGGGACTGATGCTCACGCCGCAGGGGATCAAGGTGGTGGAGTTCAACTGCCGCTTCGGCGATCCCGAGACGCAGGCCATCCTTCCGCTGCTCGATTCATCGTTGCTGGAGCCCATGCTCGCGATCGGGCGTGGCGAGTCGCTCGCGGGACACGCCCCGCTTCGGTGGAAGACGCAGGCCGCCATCACCACGGTCGTCGCCGCGGCCGGCTATCCGGGAACGGTAAAGAGCGGCGACGTCATTACGGTGCCCGCGGTGCCCGCCGATGTGCTCGTCTTCCATGCGGGGACGAAGCATGACGCCGACGGCCGCCTGGTCACCTCCGGCGGACGGGTGCTCGCCGTGACCGCGCTCGCTCGTACCCTTGCCGCCGCGCGCGAAAAGAGCGCCGAGTTCGCCGCGAGCGTGCAGTTCGCGGGGCGGCAGCTGCGCCGCGACATCGGCTGGCGCGAGCTTGCCCGCGGTGCCGGAGCTTCCTGA
- a CDS encoding UvrB/UvrC motif-containing protein, giving the protein MADARASAAEMLARVKGEARDLPGVYEMRSADGEIIYVGKSKKLRTRLLSYFRAEYPADKGARILREAAEIQWEYVPSEFASLLEELKRIKRYRPRHNVAGKRDARHFAFIRVARGAAESFRVVRSEGSDEGGIFFGPFHGAIQLTEALRELNDALGLRDCALDTPMHFADQPDLFPAPRTPGCIRHEIGKCLGPCVAAVRRDEYAARFALARAFLEGANDVPVAALRGAMEAASDRLEFERAAALRDKITRLESLRAQFARLRFAVESLSFVYTPPALTGDEISYVIRRGRVRATLPAPRSADERRAFDAKVTSIFAPIERTDGTVPSHEIDELLLVTSWFTRFPKELERTTALAPSPISRTA; this is encoded by the coding sequence GTGGCCGACGCCAGGGCCAGCGCCGCCGAGATGCTGGCGCGCGTGAAGGGGGAGGCGCGCGACCTGCCAGGCGTCTACGAGATGCGATCGGCCGACGGCGAGATCATCTATGTGGGCAAGTCGAAGAAACTGCGCACGCGCCTCCTGAGCTACTTCCGCGCCGAATACCCCGCCGACAAGGGAGCGCGCATCTTGCGCGAGGCGGCGGAAATCCAGTGGGAGTACGTGCCCAGCGAGTTCGCCTCGTTGCTCGAGGAACTGAAGCGCATCAAGCGCTACCGTCCGCGGCACAATGTCGCGGGCAAGCGAGACGCCCGGCATTTCGCGTTCATTCGCGTCGCCCGCGGCGCCGCGGAGTCGTTCCGGGTGGTGCGCAGCGAGGGGAGCGATGAGGGCGGCATCTTCTTCGGGCCGTTCCACGGCGCCATCCAGCTCACGGAAGCTCTGCGCGAGCTGAATGACGCGCTGGGGCTGCGCGACTGCGCGCTCGACACGCCGATGCACTTCGCGGACCAACCCGACCTCTTCCCCGCCCCCCGCACGCCGGGATGCATCCGGCACGAGATCGGGAAGTGCCTCGGGCCGTGTGTGGCCGCCGTGCGGCGCGATGAGTACGCGGCGCGCTTCGCCCTGGCGCGGGCCTTTCTCGAAGGGGCAAACGACGTGCCGGTGGCGGCGCTGCGCGGCGCGATGGAGGCGGCGAGCGACCGGCTGGAGTTCGAGCGGGCCGCCGCGCTGCGCGACAAGATCACGCGGCTCGAGTCGCTGCGCGCGCAGTTCGCGCGGCTGCGGTTTGCGGTGGAGTCGCTGTCGTTCGTCTACACCCCGCCCGCCCTCACCGGCGACGAGATCAGCTACGTGATCCGTCGCGGGCGGGTGCGCGCCACCCTGCCGGCGCCGCGATCCGCTGACGAGCGTCGCGCCTTCGACGCCAAGGTGACGAGCATCTTTGCCCCCATCGAACGCACCGATGGCACGGTCCCCTCGCACGAGATTGACGAACTGCTGCTGGTCACGAGCTGGTTCACGCGCTTCCCGAAAGAACTGGAGCGCACCACCGCCCTCGCGCCGTCACCGATCTCGCGGACGGCATAG
- the mutM gene encoding bifunctional DNA-formamidopyrimidine glycosylase/DNA-(apurinic or apyrimidinic site) lyase encodes MPELPETETIARDLDAAIAGANIVAVKVLRTDVLRGLTFLGAAGRGRPAEAAELPFARSVSNRSIVRAWRRAKSVVLSLDNESHLVVTPRFTGALLIDAPGTPDAYACVRLRLGDGRELRYSDVRRLGTVAFFSAEAFAEWSEALGPEPLDPAFTVERFSECLRGSKRAIKAVLMDQTRLAGVGNIYANEALWRAGIRPSRRAASLTRHEKALLHGELTGVLRDAVAARGTSFRDYRDAFGARGGFAAQLQAYGRAGKPCSRCGATLKSSHAIDGRATVWCGGCQR; translated from the coding sequence GTGCCGGAGCTTCCTGAGACCGAGACGATCGCCCGCGACCTCGACGCGGCGATCGCCGGCGCGAACATCGTGGCGGTGAAAGTCCTGCGCACCGACGTGTTGCGCGGACTCACGTTCCTGGGTGCAGCCGGCCGCGGCCGACCCGCCGAAGCTGCCGAACTTCCATTCGCGCGCTCCGTTAGCAACCGAAGCATCGTGCGGGCCTGGCGCCGGGCGAAGAGTGTCGTGCTTTCGCTCGACAACGAGTCTCATCTCGTGGTCACGCCGCGGTTCACCGGCGCCCTCCTCATCGACGCCCCCGGCACGCCGGATGCATACGCCTGCGTGCGCCTGCGACTTGGCGATGGACGAGAGCTGCGCTACTCCGACGTGCGCCGGTTGGGCACCGTTGCCTTTTTCTCGGCCGAAGCGTTTGCCGAATGGAGCGAGGCCCTCGGCCCCGAACCGCTTGACCCGGCGTTCACCGTCGAGCGATTCTCGGAGTGTCTTCGGGGTTCGAAGCGGGCCATCAAAGCGGTGCTCATGGACCAGACGCGGCTGGCAGGTGTGGGGAACATTTACGCCAACGAGGCGCTCTGGCGTGCGGGGATCCGCCCGTCGCGGCGGGCCGCGTCGCTGACGCGTCACGAGAAGGCACTGCTTCATGGCGAACTGACGGGCGTCCTCCGTGACGCCGTTGCCGCCCGCGGCACCTCATTCCGCGACTATCGCGATGCCTTCGGTGCGCGCGGCGGGTTTGCGGCGCAGCTGCAGGCCTACGGTCGCGCGGGGAAGCCCTGCTCGCGCTGCGGCGCCACGCTGAAGTCGAGCCACGCCATTGATGGACGCGCCACCGTCTGGTGTGGCGGGTGTCAGCGATGA